A stretch of DNA from Methanobrevibacter gottschalkii DSM 11977:
ATCGGTCCAAATTGTTCATCACGGATCATACCAACAATAACTTCTTCACCAGAATCCATCATTTTTTGTACTTCTACGCCGTCAGGGATAATGTCTGGGTGTGCTGCTTTTGCATTTGCGATAATCTCATCATAAGTTGATTTGGCTTCTTCAGCACTGCTGATTCCTACTTTTACACCACCAATATCTGATTTATGTAATATTTTATCGGATGCAATTTTAAGTACAACTGGGAATTCCATTTCTTCTGCAAGGGAAGCCGCTTCTTCAGCATTTGTAGATAGTTTTATTGGTGCTGCTGAAATTCCATATGCTTCAGCAACTGCATATGCTTCACTACCAAGCAAAGTGTCTCTTCCATCTGCTTTAACTTTTTCAAAAATGGCTTTTACAGCATCTTTGTCAACATCATCTATGTTTTCAACAACATCATCATATGATTTATCTTCGAGTTTTGCATAATCTGTCATTGCTTTGAGTGCTGTTACTGCAGTTTCAGGGAATACATATGTTGGAACACCATTTTCTCTTAAAGCATCGTTTGCTTTTTCGAATGATGGACCGCCCATGTTCACTACAATAATTGGTTTATCAAATTCTTTTCTTTCTTCTAAGATTGCATTTGCAATTCCATCTGGGTCTGCAGATGCTGTAGGACAAACCATAACAATCAAACTGTCAACTTCATCCTGACTCAATACAATCTCCAAGGATTCTTTGTATCTGCTTACTGGCGCATCTCCTAATACATCAATAGGATTTTTAGCACTACCTTCTTCTGTAACACATTTTTTTAATCTTTCAGTTGTTTCTTCATCAAACTGAACGAGTTTTAGTCCTGCTTTTTCCATTGCATCTACAGTAACTACTCCTCCTCCACCAGCATTTGTAATGATAGCTACATGGTCTCCTCTTGGGAGTGGTGCTTTTGAGAATGCTAAACCTAAATCGAATAATTCCGCCATAGTGTCCACACGGATAATTCCGGATTGGCGGAATGCAGTATCAAATGCAAGGTCACTGCCTGCAAGTGCTCCTGTGTGGGAAGATGCAGCTGCTGCTCCTGCTGAACTTGAACCGGATTTAAGTATGATAATTGGTTTTTTACGTGCAGTTTCTCTCATTGTTCTAACGAAGTCTTCATTCTCAGAAATAGATTCTAAGTAACAAATGATAACTTTAGTTTCATCATCATCTGCTAAGTATTGTAATAGTTCAATTTCATTTACTCCAGCTTTGTTACCTAGACTGATAACTTTACTGAATCCAATTCCGGAGGTTACACTCCAGTCAATGATAGCTACCATCATAGCTCCACTTTGTGAGATGAATGCCATATTTCCAGTTGGTGGCATCATTTGTGAAAATGATCCGTTCATTGGAGTGTGGGAATCAGTAATTCCTAAACTGTTTGGTCCGATTATGTTTATTCCATATTCTTTGCCAATTGCTGTTAATTCTGCTTCTAATTTAGCACCTTCATCGCCTACTTCTTTAAAACCAGCAGTAATAACTACCATATGTTCCACACCAGCTTCACCACATTCTTTAACTACTGCATTTACAAATACTGATGGGATAGTAATTATTGCAAGGTCTACTTTTCCAGGAACGTCTTCTATATTCGCATATGCTTTTTTACCTAAAATCTCTCCACCTTTCGGGTTGATTGGATATATTTCACCTTTAAAGCCGTCATTAATAAGATTATCAACAATAATATATCCAACTTTGCCTGGAGTATTTGAAGCTCCAATAACTGCCACAGATTCAGGTTTAAACATTTTATTGAGATCTACCATAAGTTTTTCTCCTTATTGATTTTTATTTAATAATAATTTATAATGATAAATAATTAAAAATTATATTAAATTTATTATAGTTTTTGTCATATTAATATTTAAATATATGCTTAATTTTCATTTATTTTTGTATATAATGGTCTTAACAATTCTTTAACAAATTTTTACAATGTGTAAAAATCTTTAAATAACTCTTTGATTTTGTTTCATTTTTACTTATTAAACTTTATAATATAAGATTATCATAAATATATATGATTATTAAACAATTGATATTTTGAAATAGTTAATTATTTTAATAAATATCAAAATTAGGAGATATTATGAGCTTAATTATTGCTTACATAGGTAAAAAAGGATGTGTAATGGCTGCTGATAAAAGAAGAATAGGATATTTTGGTGATAAAAAGAATTTAGATTTATTAGAAGAAGAATTGTATGAAGGATCTATTGGAAATGATGAAGAATTTTTAGCTAGGGCATCAGAACTTGGAATTTCAATTAAAATTACTGATGATGCAAATAAGTTAAAAACAGTTGGAAATTGTATTCGTGGTGAAGTAAGTACAAAAGGAACACTGGAAACTAAAAGAAGAAGGATTTATGGTACAACTAATGGTTATCAAATCATTGAATTATTGGGTTCGGATACAAAATCACGTAATGCAGGTGAAAACGGAATTGTTATTTTTGGTAATAATTTCGCAAAACAACTTGCTCACAATTTAATTTCAAAAAAATTAAAAGGTTCTAAAAGTTTAAGGTATATGGGAGAAGTATTTGAAGACATTTTAAAAGAAGTTTCTTCTAAAACTCCCACTGTTGGAAAAAACATTGATGTTTTAATGCAACAACCGGATTTCAATAAAACAGAAGCACAAAAACATTTAAACTTGACAATTGATCACGATATTAAAGTATTGACTAAATTCAGACAAGAATTAACAGAACAGATTGTCCAACAGTCTATTGAAATTGAAATGGCAAATAAAATTATCAATAAAGGTAGTGTAGGTCATGTTGTAAATGTTGATGGAAACATGTTATTCATCCAATTAAATGATAAAACACAAGCAATGGATGGTAACTGGAAGCAATTAGCAGCACCGGGTCAGAATGTGTTAATGTTTAGTGAAAGCAGTAATGTGGAAATTGGGGATGAAGTTGTTATTGAAAATGAAGAGTTATGTCTAAAAAAAGATAAATCTTCTCTTAAATGTGATATAATTTTATGTTCTTTATAAGGCGATTCAAATGAAAATTACATTTTTAGGAAGTGGTGGGGGAAGATTCTCCTCTATTTCTCAGCGAAGAATGACTGGCGGTTTTAGAATTGATAATCTTGGCGGTAAGAATTATCATATAGATCCTGGTCCGGGGGCACTTGTCAGAACATATCAATTTGGGTTTGATCCTCGCAATCTAAGTGGAATTTTTGTTTCCCATGCACATACTGATCATTATAATGATGCTGAAATTTTAATTGAAGCAATGACCAAGGGTATGACTAAAAATAATGGGACTATTCTTGGAAGTGTTAGTGTTTTAGATGGTTATAAAAAATGGGGTCCATGTATTTCAAAATACCATCAGTCAAAATCAAGAACTGTCATATTGGAACCGGGTGAGACTAACGAATTTGATTCAATTAAAGTAAAAGGTACTAAAACTCAGCATGGTGATCCTGTAGGTTCCGGATTTCAAATAGATTATAATGGATTTAAAATATCTTATACTTCCGATACCGGCTATTTTGATGGATTAGCAAAAGATCACGAGGGTGCAGACATTTTAATAGCTAGTGTATTAAGGCCTGGAGAAAAATCAATACCTGGACATATGTGTTCACGTAATTTCATTGATTTAATCGAAGAAGTAAAACCGAAAGTTGCTGTAATGACTCATTTGGGTCTTAAAATGATATCCAATAATCCTGTTGTTGAGGCCAAAAAAATTTCCAAAAAAACGGGTGTTAAAACAATAGCTGCATTTGATGGGTTATCATTTAATATAAACTATAATAATCCAAGAAAATTTAGGTTAATTTCACTTAAAGATGTTGAATCTTCAATGCATAGCACTAGTCATTCATTATTTAATAGTGGTAGGAGAAACTCATATCAAACTTCTTTTAGAAATAAAGAGTTTGATGAGTTGTCCATAGTAAAAAGAAACTAAATACTTTTATCCAAATTAGTAGGATGGATGAATCCTGAGCGAATCATATGGTCTGCAAGAACAATCGCAGTACTTGATTCGGCCACTACTGTTACTCTAGGACAGATACATGGGTCATGACGTCCTTTAATTTCTATTTTTTCATTTTCCATTTTTTCTAAATTAATTGAATTTTGGCATTTGGAAATGGAGGGTGTAGGTTTAACTGCAATTCTTGAGGTGATTGGCATTCCATTACTCATTCCCCCAATAATTCCACCCGAATTGTTTGTCTTTGTTGTTATTTTATTATTTGTAATTTGATATTCGTCATTTATCTCAGATCCAGTATGAGTTGCTACATCAAATCCAAGGCCGATTTCAACTCCTTTCACTGATCCAATGTTCATCAATATTCTTGCAAGATCACCATCTAATCTTTCAAAGACAGGTTCTCCTAACCCCTGTGGAACTCCAATTGCTATTGTTTCTACAATCCCTCCAACAGAATCACCTTCTTGTTTTTTAGATAAAATAAATTCTTCCATTTCTTTGGAAGCTTTTAAATCTCCACACCTAATTGGATTTTTTTCAATATTTTTTTTGATTGTGCTGTAATCTTGAGGTTTTGCTTTAATATCTCCAATTTGGACGACATGGGATATAATTTCAATTTTTTGTGTTTTTAAGAGTTTTTTAGCTATTGCTCCACCAATAACATGTCCAATAGTAACTCTTCCACTACCTCTACCTCCTCCATTGTAATCATAGTTTCCGTATTTCACCATCCAACTGTAATCACCGTGTGATGGTCGTGGAGTATTTTTAAACATTGAATAATCTTTTGAATGTTGATTTTTATTAAAGATAATGCCTGTAATTGGTGTGCCATCTGTTTTTCCTTCAAATATTCCAGAAAGAATTTGAACTTCATCATTTTCTTTTCTAGGGGTGGTCACACTGCTTGTTCCGGGTTTCCGTTTATTGAGTTCTTTTTGTATGTCTTCTGTTGTTAATTTAAGATTTGCAGGACATCCGTCAACAATTGCTCCAACACCAAAGCCATGACTTGATCCGAAACTGGTTATTTTAAATTTTTCTCCGATTGAATTTGACATTTTTGGCCTCTTTTTAATAGCTATTCATATTATTTTTAAATTATCCTATATTAAGTTACACATCTAATTTAGATAGTAACTGTTTTCATTTTTATCAGATTAACTTAGTTTGGATAGTTTTCTTAATCTAATTAATATTAAGATTCCGGTAAAAATTTTAATTTTATGATTGTGTCACCCATCCCTTTATGAAATTTAATAAATATGCGGCAAGTAATATATTACATTTTTAATTAGTAATACTTTCATTTTTATTAAAAAATAGCTGATTTTAGTCAGTTTAAGATAAAAACAATACTTTTTGTTTGATTTAATATAGTACTACTTTTATAAAATTGTTGAACATAGCATTAGAAAAATATGATTATTTTTGTAATTTTTCACAATATTGTTTTTTGTATTACATTTTTTAAAAAAATTATGAAAAAAGTAATAAGATAGTTTTATATTATTATTACTATTAAAAAGAAACATGACTTGTTTAATTAACTTGTCTATTTTTTATAATTTATTATTGGAGGAACAAACAAATGAAACGGCATGGACTTTTTATTTTAATATTGTTAATTGTAGTATTGGCTATAATGAATAGTGCATCTGCTGAAAATTCGTCAGCTGATTTGATTTCAGATACTCAATATGAGAATAGTGTTGATATTGATGTTGCTGATGATAATTTAAAGTCTTATCAAAGTGTATCTTCTGATTTGGAAGATAATAATGAGGTATATAATCTTAAATTAAATGATAATTCTCAAGTGGATAATACATTTTTAAAAGATAATGCTTCTGTATCTGATTCAAAGATATATAAATTAGGTTATGATGTTACACATGTTGCAGATAAATTGCTTAATTTCTCATCTGCTGATGACATATTGGTAATTACAACTGCAGGTATGGCTTGGATTGATAATAAAACTACTGAAAGTGCATTAGGCGGGATAGTCGATGCTTCAAATAATTATGTAAGTTATGGAAAAGGCAATATATTGACATTATCTTCCACAAGGAACGATCCTACTAATATTGCATTTTTTATTAAAAAAGACAATTCATTAACCATGGCATTTTATAAAAATGGATCTTTAACTCCAATTTTCCATGGAAATGCAGGTCCAACATTAAGTGCTGGTGAATGGAAAAAACTACAAAAAGCATTAGGTGATGAAGATGCCTATTCATACATTAGTATAGCTAATGCATGGTCAGCCGGAATGCCTAATGATGTGTTAACTCAAGCTACTTATCATGGACATGTTTGCACTGGTCTTATAAGTGGTCAGGCTATGATTCAAACATTATTAACTTATTATCCACCAAAAGATGAATTTGGATTGCCCTTAGAGCATACAGCATATTATGTACTTGGAGTTCCGGGCGGATCTGAGGATGATGCATTTACATGGTCATTAGACATTACTCCAGGAAAAAGGGCGTACATAGGTATTGATACCATGGTAAATAAAGCCATGACTGGATTTATCCGATGGAATACAACTTCAAATACTGGAATTATTATTATAATGAGTTATAATGAAACTGCAATAAAAGAAAGCTTTAAAAAAGTTTCTGGTTTAAATCCTGATGCAAGTGCAACTAATGACTTGAAATACCAAAATTGGCTTATTAGTACCTTACATACAAACCCAACATCACTTGTCACAATACTTTATGAATTTAAAGGATTAACTAAAGATAATCTTGAATATTTGATGGGATTGGAAATTGGTAAGGGTAATGTGGTTAAAAGTGCTCATGGTTTGGATATGAATTATATTCTTGGATTAAACTTAACTAAAGCAAATCGTGAAGCTAATGTTAATATTGCTGAAATAAAATTAAGCGATGCTAAATTAAAACAGATAGGTATTGATGCTTGTAACAATGCAATTGAATATTTTAGTTCACAAGGAATTACCATTAGCAAAGATTTAAATAATTTATATGTTTTAACTTCTGCGGGATATGTTAGAATTAATGGTACTCCTACTTCAATGGTATTTGATGGTATTTACGAAGTATTAGGTTCAGCACTATACAAAAAAACATTATTCCCAGTTCATACGCCTATATGGAAAGATTTAGTGTTTGATTTTTATTGGGTAGATCCAAATAATGTTACAAATGATTCTTCATTTAGTTTGAAGTATGATGTTGCTAAAGATGAATTAATTGTTATAGGCAACACCACTAGAAATGCAAATTACATTCTTCAAAATGCTATAAAATATGACCCTCCATATGATGTATTAATTGGATGGTTATTCCACAATCACGTATGTGGTGGAAGTGCACCAGGTTATTTAATTGCTGATTATATATATGAAAACTTCCCCACTAATGAAAATGAATCATATATCTACTTAACAACTAATGCGAATTGTAAGGATGATGTGATTTCAAGAGTTTTAGGTGTATCACCAGGTATGGGGACATATTATAATTTAAGATATGATAATAATAAAACAAACTCAACAAATGTAGGTATTGCAATTAAATGGAATAGCAAAACCAAAACTGGAGAATTAATTATTATTAATCTTGATAATTGGGGTTCAGGAGCAATATTCAAAAAAGGATCCAATATGTATGAGGAATATATTAAACTATATAAAAAAGATTATTCCTCTCCAAATTTAATTTCAAGACCGCAAATTTCAATAACAGCAAGAAAAGAAATTAATGAAGAAATGCTGAACAAAATTATTGGAGGAGCAACGGATACTAAAGAAGGAAATTCTATTGCATATATTATGAATCTTCCAGACAAACTTCCAATTAATAATGGAGAAAACAACAACAAAAAAGACAATAAAAAAACAAAAATAACTGGAAACAAAAAGAAAACGGATGGAAAGCATATAAATAATAGCAGTTCATCTTCAAATTCTATTGATTCTAATAGTCCTACAACTGGAACTTATGGAAAATCCAATGCAGGTTTATCCGTCGGAATTTCAAAAAATATTATAAATGCAAATAGTAATTCTGAAAGTTCAGATGAAAGTTCTGGTGATGGAAAAACTTATGAAATAAGTAAAAAAAGTCCTAATAAAAAAATTAATTCAAACAATGCCATTTTTGCAATTTTAGCAGTTCTTGTTTTAGGCGGTATTGTTGGATATGGTTACATTAGAAAAAATAGAGGTAAATAAATGCATAGTATTTTCACATTTTGTGAAAATACAATTTTTTTTATTAAAGGAGACATGGTATTATTAATAAACAATTAAAACAGATTTTGATTATAGTAATAGTGATTTCAACGGTTTTATCGGTATCTTATGCTCATCCGGGACATGGTCACTATGTAGATGAGATTACATCTGAAGATGTTGGCCATAGTAACCACCCTTCAAGTGATTCACATGATAGTTCCGGTAAAGAATTATCATCAAAAAGTTCATCAAATAGCAGAATTGCTTCTTCTCATAGTAATTCGAAATCAAATAAGGTTTCAAGTTCGGATACCTCCAATTCAGATTTATCAAATAAACACACTTCATCACAAAGCATTAAAAGTTCAAAAGGTGATGTGGAACCTATAAATTCTCAAAATGAGGAAATGCCAAATAATACTCAAGTTAAAAATACAAGCAATATTACTAATCATACAATAACTGAAGAAGCGGAAAATACAAACTTGCTGACTCAGTCAAACATATTATTATTCATTTTAGTGGCTATTGTTGGGTTTTGTATAGTTGTTCTATTTGATAAATTTAAAAATCGATGATTAGAGTCACAATTTTATGTAAAGTTTTTAGATATCTGAATATTTTTAGTTTTTCGGATAATTGTTGTATGGCTGTATTTGGGTGGAATTTTTGTGATATGGAGGCATATCCTAAAAATACACTTTAATTCACTGTTTTTGTCAACTGATTTTTGCCCACATTTCTGTATTTTTTCATGTTGTGTCATTGTTTGGGTAATGAAAAAATCCTAAAACGAAAAAAGAGATATAAAGAAATACTGTCAAAAAAATGCAAATTGAACATCCAAGACAGCTTTCAAATAAATCAAAAAAATCTTAGCTTGTCAGCATTGGATTTTTTCCATAAATTTAATTAACTATCCAAATCAAATTTTAATTATTATTAAAAATAGTTTAAATATTTACGTGATTATTATGGAATTTCCAACTACAAGATTGAGAAGACTTAGAAAAAATGCTAAAATTAGAGATATTGTTCGTGAAACTAAACTTCTAAAAGAAGATTTAATTTATCCAATTTATTTTAAAGAAGACCTTCAGGGATTGGAAAAAGAAGAAATTTCATCACTTCCTGGTGAATTCAGATACTCTTTAGATAGTGGTGTTGAATTTGCAAAAGAACTTGAGTCAAAAGGATTAAAATCAATTATTGTATTTGGAATACCGAAAGAAGAAACTAAAGATGAAATTGCTTCTCCAGATTATTCAGCAACAGGTATTGTTCAAAAAGCGATTAGAAGACTTAAAAACGAAACAAATCTTGTTATAATTAGTGATGTGTGTTTATGCCAATATACATCTCATGGTCATTGTGGATTGATTAAAGAAAATGAGGACACTGATGATGGAATTGAAATTTTAAACGATGAATCATTACCTTACATTGCAAAAGTGGCATTGTCTCATGCTGAGGCAGGTGCAGATATTGTTGCACCATCTGACATGATGGATGGGAGAATAAAATCTATTCGTGAAACTTTAGATGAAAATGGATATTATAATGTAATGATAATGGCTTATTCTGCAAAATATGCATCAGCTTTTTATGAACCATTTAGAGTTGCAGCTTGCTCATCCCCACATTTGGGAGATAGGAAATCTTATCAAATGGATCCGGGCAATGCAGTTGAAGCAATTCGTGAATGTGAGCTTGATGTAGTTGAAGGTTGTGACTTTTTAATGGTAAAACCGGCACTCCCATACTTGGATGTAGTTCGGATGGTTCGTGATGAGTTCATGTTACCTTTAGTTGCATATAATGTAAGCGGAGAATATGCAATGATTATGGCAGCTATTGAGAAAGGATTTTTAACAGAAAGAGCGATTACCGAATCGTTGCTCTCAATTAAAAGAGCTGGTGCAGATTTGATAATCACTAACTTCGCACCTTATTTGCTTTTAAATGATGTGATAGAATGAATGCATCTGAAATCGCAAAAATTGCTCAGATTGCATCAGCACTTGAAGTAAGCGGATATCCAAAACCTGGAAATGTTCACAGAATTCGTGATTATGATGATATGGAGTTTGAGGACTTTGTAATCAGTGGAATTGTAATTGGAGACACTATTCGTGAAGCATGTGATGATGTTGATGTTAAAAATCCTAAGTTGGGTAAATACATCTTACAAGCAGTATCTGAAACTGATAAATGGATTAAAAATAACACAAATCTTGGTATTGTCATGATGATTATTCCAATTGCAGTTGCGGCAGCTATTAGTAATTCATTTGATGAAATTCGTGATAATATAAAAGTATTAATGAAAAATACTTCAGTTGATGATGCATGTGATCTTTATGATGCAATTAATATTGCAGATGCAGGGGGGATGGGTGACCAAGATGAATATGATGTGGCTAGTGATAATGCTAAAAAGGGACTTAAAGAAAATAAACAGACAATGTATGATGTTTTAAAAATCTCAGCTCCCTGGGACATGTTAGCTCGTGAAATGACATCGGATATGCCCGCTGTTTTTGAAATTGGTTATCCTACTTATCATGAATTGTCTAAAAAGAAATCTAAAAATGAAACTTGCATTTTAACATTCTTAACATTGCTCTCTCAAGTTCCTGATACTTTAATCTCAAGAAAATATGGTTCTGATGAAGCTTTAAAGATTTCTATGATGACTAGGGATTTGCTTAATCTTAAAAATGAATCTGATTTTAAAGATAAGCTTAAAGAATTCGATGATTTCTTATTTAAAAATAAATATAATCCGGGAACAACTGCCGATTTAACTGCAGCCTCTATTTTTGTAAGCTATTTGAAAGATAATTTTATGATTTAGGGAATTTATTCCCTTTATATAATTTGGGGTTAAATGTTCAATTATATAATATTTAAATAGATATAGTTTAATCATTTTTCAATAACTATTTAAAGACCTAATTTAAAATAATATAAATAACTTATTGGTGAAAATAGTAATACATAATATAAATGGGGATTTAATATGGAAATTGAATATAATAAACATGCAACATATCCTCCTTTAATTGAGGATTTAGTAAATGAATTGTTAAAAGATGATTTTGTGCATTTTAAAATTTTATGTGCAAATGAAGTGCATCATTTTAATAAATCTGATAATTCTATCATTAAATTTGAAACTACATATGTAAAAGAAACTTGTGAAAACGGTGATATGTTATATATTGCATATCCTGATATTTTCAGAGTTAAACTGTACAGGGATGCAACTCAATACATTAAAGATAAAGAAAAAATTGATGCATTTAATGATGTCGACTGGACTGGAAATAGAATTATATTCTAGTTTTACTTTTTTTTAATTTTTTAATTTATTTTTTTATTGATCTGTTTTTTACATTTTACCATATCTTTATAAATAATTTTAAACAGATATTATTATATTATTAATTTATATTTTATGGTGTTTAAATGAGTGAGGATATTAAAAAAACCATTAATGAATTACATATTTACGAAAAAAAACTTTTAAAAGAATTGGAAGCAAGTGCAAATGCAAATCCCGAAAAAATAGCTGAAAAAACTGGCATGGATATTAAAGCAGTTATGAGTGCAGCCGGATCTCTTGCTTCAAAAGATATTATTGAAGTAGATAAAGAAGTTGAAGAGGTAATTTCTTTATCTGATGTGGGTTTGGAATTTGTTCAGGATAAACTTCCAGAACGTAAAATTCTTGATGTTTTAATTGAAAAAAAAGAAATACATATGAAAGATTTGACTGATATTTCTGGCCTTGATAAAAAAGAATCTAATATTGCTATTGGTTGGTTACGCCGTAAAAACTGGGCTCAAATTGATAAAGGTGTTGTTAAATTAACTGATGATGGTATTGCATTTAAAGATAAACTAGGTGATGATGAAGAATTACTGAATATTTTATCTGAGACTAAAAACATTATAAAAGAAAATTTGTCCGGCGATTTAATTGACGGATTTAATAAATTAAATGAAAGAAAAAATATCTTAAACATTAAAAAAAATACCTCACATTCTTTTAAACTTTTAGATAAAGGTGAAGCAATACTCAAACAGGGATTCACTATTCAAAAACAAGCTACCCAATTAACACACCAACAATTAAAAGATGGGGAATGGAAAAACTTACAGTATCGTCCTTATGATATTAATGCTGAAGCACCTATTGTTTTTGCTGGTAAAAAACATCCTTTAAGGGTTATTATTGATGAAATCAGAGAAATCTTCTTAAACATGGGATTTTCTGAAGATAATGGACAATATGTAGAATCAGCTTTTTGGAACTTTGATTCTCTTTTCCAACCACAAGATCATGCGGCTCGTGAAATGCAGGATACATTTTACTTAAAAAACCCTTTAACTTGTGATTTGCCAGATATGGATTTGGTAAAACGCACTGCTGAAACTCATGAAACTGGTGCCGGCACAGGTTCTGTTGGCTGG
This window harbors:
- a CDS encoding triphosphoribosyl-dephospho-CoA synthase; its protein translation is MNASEIAKIAQIASALEVSGYPKPGNVHRIRDYDDMEFEDFVISGIVIGDTIREACDDVDVKNPKLGKYILQAVSETDKWIKNNTNLGIVMMIIPIAVAAAISNSFDEIRDNIKVLMKNTSVDDACDLYDAINIADAGGMGDQDEYDVASDNAKKGLKENKQTMYDVLKISAPWDMLAREMTSDMPAVFEIGYPTYHELSKKKSKNETCILTFLTLLSQVPDTLISRKYGSDEALKISMMTRDLLNLKNESDFKDKLKEFDDFLFKNKYNPGTTADLTAASIFVSYLKDNFMI
- the pheS gene encoding phenylalanine--tRNA ligase subunit alpha; the encoded protein is MSEDIKKTINELHIYEKKLLKELEASANANPEKIAEKTGMDIKAVMSAAGSLASKDIIEVDKEVEEVISLSDVGLEFVQDKLPERKILDVLIEKKEIHMKDLTDISGLDKKESNIAIGWLRRKNWAQIDKGVVKLTDDGIAFKDKLGDDEELLNILSETKNIIKENLSGDLIDGFNKLNERKNILNIKKNTSHSFKLLDKGEAILKQGFTIQKQATQLTHQQLKDGEWKNLQYRPYDINAEAPIVFAGKKHPLRVIIDEIREIFLNMGFSEDNGQYVESAFWNFDSLFQPQDHAAREMQDTFYLKNPLTCDLPDMDLVKRTAETHETGAGTGSVGWQYDWSEDIARQSVLRTHTTGISTKHLFEHEPPIKMFSVGRVFRRETFDYKHLPEFHQVEGLVCDEGISFQNLLGTLKEFYKKLGFEVRFRPAYFPYTYLSTETEIYLEEKESWIELGGAGMFRPEVLKPLGINQPALAFGLGIERLAMIRYDVEDIRMLYKSDIKWLRELPIDRGVEL